The window AATGCTGTTAGACGCAGATCAGCATTATCCTGTCGCAGTAAGGTCCTGAATTCCGCCCTGCTGGTGAACATGCGGTAAGGTTCTTCTGTACCCTTGCTGATCAGGTCATCGATCAAAACCCCAATATAGGCATCACTTCTTTTCAGGATTAGGGGGTCCTGTTCCTTTACTTTGAGGTGGGCATTGATCCCTGCCATCAAACCCTGGCAGGCTGCTTCTTCATAACCTGTCGTTCCGTTGATCTGTCCAGCAAAGAAGAGGTTCCCAATCAATTTTGTTTCCAGGGAGTAACGCAATTGGGTTGGTGGGAAATAATCATATTCAATCGCATAACCTGGTCTGAACATCTTAGCCTGCTCAAATCCGGGTATACTGGTTAGGGCTTTGTACTGTACATCTTCCGGTAAAGAGGTAGAAAATCCATTCACATAGATCTCAACGGTATTCCATCCTTCCGGTTCTACAAAGATCTGGTGCCTTTCCCTGTCTGCGAAGCGGTTGATCTTATCCTCGATACTTGGACAATACCTTGGTCCTACCCCTTCTATCCTGCCGGTAAACATGGGACTTCTATCGAAACCTGTTTTCAGTAATTCATGGGTATTGGAATTGGTATAGGTGATAAAACAACTTCTTTGTTCTTCCGCACTTATCCGCTCAACGGGAAGGTAAGAGAAGCCAATGATCTCTTCATCCCCCTTTTGTTCTTCCATTTTTGAGTAGTCGAGGCTCCGTCCGTCAATCCTTGGTGGGGTACCTGTTTTCAATCTGTCTGCTTCAAATCCCAGTTCCACCAGTTGTTCCGTTATTCCGGTTGCAGCCTTTTCCGCTACCCTTCCCCCACCGAAGGTCTTTTCACCAATATGGATCACCCCGTTCAGGAAGGTTCCACTGGTTACCACAACTGCTTTCGATTGGATATGGTGACCAAGTCCAGTGATCACTCCACAGGCCCTACCATCCTTAATGATCAGGCCTTTTACCATATCCTGGTAAAAGTCAACATTTGGGGTTTTCTCCAGCATTTCCCTCCAGGTTGCTGCAAAGAGCATCCTATCGTTCTGCGCCCTTGGGCTCCACATGGCAGGTCCTTTAGATCTATTCAACATCCTGAATTGGATCATGCTTTTATCAGTGACGATACCAGAATAGCCACCCAATGCATCGATTTCCCTTACGATCTGTCCTTTGGCAATACCACCCATTGCGGGGTTACAACTCATTTGGGCAATGGTTTGCATGTTCATGGTTACCAGTAAAACCCTGGATCCCATATTTGCGGCTGCAGCCGCAGCTTCACAACCTGCATGTCCAGCGCCTACTACTATAACATCATAATCTGGAAACATTCAAATAAGTATTAGGGTGCAAAATTACAATTGACTTTTGGATATTATGGATGGTAATCCTTTTATTGATGTTCCACGTGAAACACCAAAGAATTAATGATGAAGTTTGTTCCACGTGGAACAGAATGATCAAATTTCCGGATACCAGGATCCTTATTACAATTGTTTACCTATTTGTTCCACGTGGAACAGTTAGGTATCGTATTGTATTACTGTTATTTGGCTTAAAGGTCTGATTGTGTTGGGTTCCTGGAAGGTTGAAGCATTTAAGCGAGCCTTTGTTTGTTATTCGCTATTGTTCTTTAGCCAGACTGGTATTCCTGGTTGGGTAAATGGCTTTATTATCCCAGGATAGATGGATCTTTTCAAAGAGGTATAATGGGCCTTTCTGCTTTGACTATGGATAAGATTTCCTTACTCTAAAATTGTTGCCGGTCAGGCTGGTTAGTTTCTTTACTGGCTGAGCTGCCTGCTCTACTTACCCCACTCCTACTTAGCCGGGTGTTGCTTCATTGCTATAGTGTGGAAGAGTGGATGTGATGGTTAGATATATTTCCCTGTTTATGCAGGCCTTAAGGCGAATGGCGATCCTTTTGTTTATGGTTGCATCTATTTGTTCCACGTGGAACAGGGAGATTTACCTTTCGATCTGAAAAGGAGAGCTTACTTACCAAAGTATAGCTTAAGGTATTTATCCTCCATCTTACGCATCAATATCTCTTCTTGCTGGGTTTTATCCTTGTACCCACATAGGTGCAAAGCGCCATGGAAGATCACCCTGTGCAGTTCATAGGAGAAGGTTTCATTCAGGTTTTGGGCATTATCCCTCACCCTGTCGATGCTGATATAAATTTCCCCGGTAGTACCCTGGCCGGGAGCAGAAAGGTCGAAGGTGATGATATCGGTATAATAATCGTGCTGAAGGTAATTACGGTTGATCTCCAGGAGGTACTCGTCGGAGCAGAAGATAAAACTCAAACCTTCCAGTTTCTTTTTCTCTTTACGGAAGAGTTCATTCAGGAAGCTTTTTACTTCATTTCTTTTAGGAAAATGAAAACGTTGGTCCAGGTAGTGGAACTGAATATTATCGGTAGCTTTGTTCATCATTTCCAAAATTCGTAAAACATTCCCAATGGTGGAGCATAGCTTTGAGGCTGTTATGATGAAACGCTTGTCAGATATCGAAGTAGGTAAAACAGTGGTGATCAAAAGTTTTGAGAATAATGATATTTTCCTGAAGTTGATGGAAATGGGATGTGTTCCCGGGGAGAAGATCAGGATTGACCAGGTTGCGCCATTGGGTGACCCGATCGCTATTACAGTTTCTGGCTATAACCTGAGCCTCCGCCTGGATGAGGCACAGAATATCTTTGTCGAAGAAATCAACTGACCAATCTA is drawn from Flavihumibacter rivuli and contains these coding sequences:
- the mnmG gene encoding tRNA uridine-5-carboxymethylaminomethyl(34) synthesis enzyme MnmG, with the protein product MFPDYDVIVVGAGHAGCEAAAAAANMGSRVLLVTMNMQTIAQMSCNPAMGGIAKGQIVREIDALGGYSGIVTDKSMIQFRMLNRSKGPAMWSPRAQNDRMLFAATWREMLEKTPNVDFYQDMVKGLIIKDGRACGVITGLGHHIQSKAVVVTSGTFLNGVIHIGEKTFGGGRVAEKAATGITEQLVELGFEADRLKTGTPPRIDGRSLDYSKMEEQKGDEEIIGFSYLPVERISAEEQRSCFITYTNSNTHELLKTGFDRSPMFTGRIEGVGPRYCPSIEDKINRFADRERHQIFVEPEGWNTVEIYVNGFSTSLPEDVQYKALTSIPGFEQAKMFRPGYAIEYDYFPPTQLRYSLETKLIGNLFFAGQINGTTGYEEAACQGLMAGINAHLKVKEQDPLILKRSDAYIGVLIDDLISKGTEEPYRMFTSRAEFRTLLRQDNADLRLTALSHQLGLATEDRMQLVESKKTGTKEIIAILQELSLDPQEANHYLQEKQSAPLNQKQKAAQLLLRPNINLSEMTNAMPALATALNRFNRETIEQAEVQLKYDVYIEKERELVERMNQMESLEIPETFDYTRVAAISNEAREKLKKIKPRTLGQASRISGINPSDVQILMVYMGR
- the ybeY gene encoding rRNA maturation RNase YbeY; translation: MMNKATDNIQFHYLDQRFHFPKRNEVKSFLNELFRKEKKKLEGLSFIFCSDEYLLEINRNYLQHDYYTDIITFDLSAPGQGTTGEIYISIDRVRDNAQNLNETFSYELHRVIFHGALHLCGYKDKTQQEEILMRKMEDKYLKLYFGK
- a CDS encoding FeoA family protein gives rise to the protein MVEHSFEAVMMKRLSDIEVGKTVVIKSFENNDIFLKLMEMGCVPGEKIRIDQVAPLGDPIAITVSGYNLSLRLDEAQNIFVEEIN